A portion of the Rhinolophus sinicus isolate RSC01 linkage group LG03, ASM3656204v1, whole genome shotgun sequence genome contains these proteins:
- the ARHGEF40 gene encoding rho guanine nucleotide exchange factor 40 isoform X9 — translation MEPEPVEDCVQSTLAALYPPFEATAPTLLGQVFQVVERTYREDALRYTLDFLVPAKHLLAKVQQEACAQYSGFLFFHEGWPLCLHEQVVVQLAALPWQLLRPGDFYLQVVPSAAQAPRLVLKCLAPGGGRVQELPVPSEACAYLFTPEWLQGINKDRPTGRLSTCLLSAPSGIQRLPWAELICPRFVHKEGLMVGHRPSTLPPELPSGPPGLPSPPLPEEALGTRSPGDGHNAPAEGPEGEYVELLEVTLPVRGSPVDAESSSGLSRTRTVPTRKGAGGKGRHRRHRAWMHQKGLGPRDQDGARPPGEGSSSGASPGSPPGAEALPEAAVLEASDPPAEALGEASESCPLRTGEVVGGASQGAEGPPGTPRRTGKGNRRKKRAASKGALSRGGDSVPLSPGDKEETSQQGVLISLPSPNERKLPGGNLVKEEHEGSGKPESEPKEEVKQADEEESRPPEACEPIEEKARESEQEDPRLVCMAGSTDPEGLLPDPPTPPLETVQEVRMDSISEEAPPVSISDDPDIAWDLMASGFLILTGGVDQSGRALLTITPPCSPEEPSPSRDMLSSALHYLHSLLRPDLQILGLSVLLDLRKAPPLPPALIPVLSQLQDSGDPPLVQRLLLLSHDDPPTELHGFQGAELLSENDLKRVAKPEELQWDLGGHREPSPSHWVNTHQEVARLCHLCRGVLGSVRQAIAELEGAAEPEGEEAVGMPEPLQKVLADPRLTELQRDGGAILMRLRSTHSSKLEGPGPATLYQEVDEAIHQLVRLSNLHVQQQEQRQRLCRLQQVLQWLSGPGEEQLVSFAAPGDSLSALQETELRFRAFSAEVQERLGQAREALDLEEDSASQKVLDVFEQRLEHVESGLHRALRLQRFFQQAHEWVDEGSARLAGAGPGREAVLAALALRRAPEPSAGTFQEMRALALDLGSPAALREWGRCRARCQELERRIQQQLGEEASPRGHRRRRADSASSGGAQRGPHSPSPSLSSLLLPSSPGPRAAPSHCSLAPCGEDYEEEGPELAPEAEGRPPRTVLIRGLEVTSTEVVDRTCSPREHVLLGRAGGPDGPWGVGTPRMERKRSISAQQRLVSELIACEQEYVATLSEPVPPPGSELTPELRGTWATALSVRERLRSFHRTHFLRELQGCTTHPLRIGACFLRHGDQFSLYAQYVKHRHKLENGLAALGPLTKGSTEGGPHLPRALQQPLEQLARYGRLLEELLREAGPELSSERQALGAAVQLLREQETRGRDLLAVEAVRGCETDLKEQGQLLHRDPFTVICGRKKCLRHVFLFEHLLLFSKLKGSEGGSETFVYKQAFKTADMGLTENIGDSGLCFELWFRRRRAREAYTLQAASPEIKLKWTSSIAQLLWRQAAHNKELRVQQMVSMGIGNKPFLDIKALGERTLSALLTGRAPESLDSSGDVSPGPRNSPSLQPPHPGSSTPILASGGILGLSQQSHGRALSDPTTPL, via the exons GCCCAGTACAGCggttttctcttcttccatgaGGGCTGGCCCCTCTGCTTACACGAGCAAGTGGTGGTGCAGCTAGCAGCCTTGCCCTGGCAGCTGCTGCGCCCAGGGGACTTCTACCTGCAAGTGGTGCCCTCAGCAGCCCAAGCACCCCGCCTAGTACTTAAGTGCCTGGCCCCAGGAGGTGGGCGTGTTCAGGAGCTGCCTGTGCCCAGTGAGGCCTGTGCCTATCTGTTCACACCTGAGTGGCTACAAGGTATCAATAAGGACCGGCCTACAGGTCGCCTCAGCACCTGCCTACTCTCCGCGCCCTCTGGGATTCAGCGGCTGCCCTGGGCTGAACTCATCTGCCCCCGATTTGTGCACAAAGAAGGCCTCATGGTAGGACATCGGCCAAGCACGCTGCCCCCAGAACTTCCCTCCGGACCCCCAGGGCTCCCCAGCCCTCCACTTCCTGAGGAGGCCTTGGGTACCAGGAGTCCTGGCGATGGGCACAATGCCCCTGCCGAAGGACCTGAAGGCGAGTATGTGGAGCTATTGGAGGTGACACTGCCTGTCAGGGGGAGCCCCGTGGATGCTGAGAGCTCCTCGGGCCTCTCCAGGACCCGGACGGTACCCACCCGCAAGGGTGCTGGAGGGAAGGGCCGGCACCGGAGACACCGAGCATGGATGCACCAGAAGGGTCTAGGGCCTCGGGACCAGGATGGGGCACGTCCACCCGGTGAGGGGAGCAGCAGTGGAGCCTCCCCTGGGTCTCCCCCAGGAGCTGAGGCCCTCCCAGAGGCAGCAGTTCTGGAGGCATCTGATCCCCCAGCAGAGGCTCTGGGGGAAGCCTCTGAATCTTGCCCCCTGAGGACAGGGGAGGTTGTGGGAGGAGCAAGCCAGGGGGCCGAAGGACCGCCTGGCACTCCTCGGAGaacaggcaaaggaaacaggagaaagaagCGAGCTGCAAGCAAAGGGGCTCTTAGCCGAGGAGGGGACAGTGTCCCGCTGAGCCCTGGAGACAAGGAAGAGACCAGCCAACAGGGAGTCCTCATCAGTCTGCCCTCACCAAATGAGCGCAAGCTTCCAGGAGGCAACCTGGTTAAGGAAGAACATGAAGGCTCGGGGAAGCCAGAATCTGAGCCAAAAGAGGAAGTCAAACAAGCAGATGAAGAAGAGTCTCGGCCCCCCGAAGCCTGTGAGCCTATAGAAGAGAAGGCCAGAGAGAGTGAGCAGGAGGATCCAAGACTGGTGTGCATGGCAG GATCCACAGATCCCGAAGGACTCCTCCCTGATCCCCCAACACCACCCTTGGAGACTGTGCAGGAGGTGAGAATGGACAGCATCTCAGAAGAGGCCCCTCCTGTCTCCATCTCTGATGACCCTGACATAGCTTGGGACTTGATGGCATCTGGATTCCTCATCCTGACTG GAGGGGTGGACCAGAGCGGGCGAGCTCTGCTGACCATTACCCCACCGTGCTCTCCTGAGGAGCCCTCACCCTCCCGAGACATGCTGAGCTCTGCTCTTCATTACCTCCACTCACTGCTCAG gccTGACCTACAGATACTGGGGCTGTCTGTCCTGCTAGACCTTCGCAAGGCACCTCCCCTGCCTCCAGCTCTCATTCCTGTCCTGAGTCAACTTCAG GACTCGGGAGACCCTCCCCTTGTTCAGCGGCTGCTGCTTCTCAGTCATGATGACCCTCCCACTGAGCTCCATGGATTTCAG GGTGCTGAGCTGCTGTCAGAGAATGATCTGAAAAGAGTGGCCAAGCCAGAGGAGCTGCAATGGGACTTGGGAGGTCACAGGGAGCCCTCTCCCAGCCACTGGGTCAACACACACCAG GAGGTGGCAAGGCTGTGCCACCTGTGCCGAGGTGTGCTGGGCTCTGTACGGCAAGCCATTgcggagctggaaggggcagcaGAGCCAGAAGGAGAG GAGGCGGTAGGAATGCCTGAGCCCCTGCAGAAGGTGCTGGCAGATCCCCGGCTGACAGAGCTGCAGAGGGACGGGGGAGCCATCCTGATGAGGCTGCGTTCTACGCACAGCAGCAA gcttGAGGGCCCAGGCCCAGCTACACTGTACCAGGAGGTGGATGAAGCCATTCATCAGCTCGTGCGCCTCTCCAACCTGCACGTGCAACAGCAGGAGCAGCGGCAACGCCTGTGCCGACTCCAGCAG GTGCTGCAGTGGCTGTCAGGCCCAGGGGAGGAGCAGCTGGTGAGTTTTGCTGCTCCCGGGGACTCCCTGTCTGCCCTGCAGGAGACAGAGCTCCGATTCCGGGCTTTTAGTGCTGAGGTTCAG GAGCGCCTGGGTCAGGCACGGGAGGCCCTGGACCTGGAGGAGGACAGTGCCTCCCAGAAGGTTTTGGATGTCTTTGAACAGCGGCTAGAGCATGTGGAGAGTGGCCTCCACCGGGCCCTGCGGCTACAGCGCTTCTTCCAGCAG GCACATGAATGGGTGGATGAAGGTTCCGCCAGACTGGCAGGAGCAGGGCCGGGTCGGGAGGCCGTGCTGGCAGCCCTGGCCCTGCGGCGGGCTCCAGAGCCCAGCGCTGGCACCTTCCAGGAGATGCGGGCCCTGGCCCTGGACCTGGGCAGCCCAGCAGCCCTGCGAGAATGGGGCCGCTGCCGGGCCCGCTGCCAAGAGCTGGAGAGGAGGATTCAGCAACAGCTGGGAGAGGAGGCCAGTCCGCGGGGCCACCGGCGACGACGGGCAGACAGTGCCAGCAGCGGAGGGGCCCAGCGGGGCCCTCATAGCCCTTCCCCCAGCCTCAGCTCCCTGCTGCTCCCCAGCAGCCCTGGGCCACGGGCAGCCCCATCCCACTGCTCCCTGGCCCCCTGTGGGGAAGACTATGAGGAGGAGGGCCCTGAACTGGCTCCAGAAGCAGAGGGCAGGCCACCTAGGACCGTGCTCATCCGAGGCCTGGAGGTCACCAGTACCGAGGTGGTAGACAGGACGTGCTCACCCCGGGAACATGTGCTGTTGGGCCGGGCCGGGGGTCCAGATGGGCCCTGGGGAGTAGGCACCCCCCGGATGGAGCGCAAGAGAAGCATCAG TGCCCAGCAGCGTCTGGTGTCTGAACTGATTGCCTGTGAGCAGGAGTATGTGGCCACTTTGAGTGAGCCAGTGCCACCCCCTGGGTCTGAGCTGACTCCTGAACTGCGGGGCACCTGGGCCACCGCCCTAAGTGTCCGGGAGAGGCTTCGAAGCTTCCATCGGACACACTTTCTGCGGGAGCTTCAAGGTTGCACCACCCACCCCCTGCGCATTGGGGCCTGCTTCCTTCGCCAT GGGGACCAGTTCAGCCTTTACGCCCAGTATGTGAAGCACCGACACAAACTGGAGAATGGCCTGGCTGCACTCGGCCCCCTGACCAAG GGCTCCACAGAGGGTGGCCCTCACCTGCCCCGGGCCCTGCAGCAGCCCCTGGAGCAGCTGGCTCGGTATGGGCGGCTCCTGGAGGAGCTCTTAAGGGAAGCTGGGCCTGAACTGAGTTCTGAGCGCCAGGCCCTTGGGGCTGCCGTGCAGCTGCTCCGGGAACAAGAGACCCGTGGCAGAGACCTGTTGGCCGTGGAGGCAGTGCGTGGCTGCGAG acAGATCTGAAGGAACAGGGACAGCTTCTGCACCGGGACCCCTTCACCGTCATCTGTGGCAGAAAGAAGTGCCTTCGCCATGTCTTCCTCTTTGAGCATCTCCTCCTGTTCAGCAAACTCAAGGGCTCTGAGGGGGGGTCGGAGACTTTTGTTTACAAGCAGGCCTTTAAG ACTGCTGACATGGGGTTAACAGAAAACATCGGGGACAGCGGGCTCTGCTTTGAGCTGTGGTTTCGGCGGCGCCGTGCACGGGAGGCATACACTCTACAGGCAGCCTCACCAGAGATCAAACTGAAGTGGACAAGTTCTATCGCCCAGCTGTTGTGGAGACAGGCAGCCCACAACAAGG AGCTCCGAGTGCAGCAGATGGTCTCCATGGGCATCGGGAATAAACCCTTTCTGGACATCAAAGCCCTTGGAGAACGGACGCTGAGTGCCCTGCTCACTGGAAGAG ccccgGAATCACTTGACTCTTCTGGAGATGTGTCCCCAGGACCAAGAAACAGCCCCAGCCTGCAACCCCCCCATCCTGGGAGCAGCACTCCCATTCTGGCCAGTGGAGGGATCTTAGGGCTATCCCAGCAG AGTCATGGTCGAGCCTTGAGTGACCCCACAACACCTCTGTGA
- the ARHGEF40 gene encoding rho guanine nucleotide exchange factor 40 isoform X4 gives MEPEPVEDCVQSTLAALYPPFEATAPTLLGQVFQVVERTYREDALRYTLDFLVPAKHLLAKVQQEACAQYSGFLFFHEGWPLCLHEQVVVQLAALPWQLLRPGDFYLQVVPSAAQAPRLVLKCLAPGGGRVQELPVPSEACAYLFTPEWLQGINKDRPTGRLSTCLLSAPSGIQRLPWAELICPRFVHKEGLMVGHRPSTLPPELPSGPPGLPSPPLPEEALGTRSPGDGHNAPAEGPEGEYVELLEVTLPVRGSPVDAESSSGLSRTRTVPTRKGAGGKGRHRRHRAWMHQKGLGPRDQDGARPPGEGSSSGASPGSPPGAEALPEAAVLEASDPPAEALGEASESCPLRTGEVVGGASQGAEGPPGTPRRTGKGNRRKKRAASKGALSRGGDSVPLSPGDKEETSQQGVLISLPSPNERKLPGGNLVKEEHEGSGKPESEPKEEVKQADEEESRPPEACEPIEEKARESEQEDPRLVCMAGSTDPEGLLPDPPTPPLETVQEVRMDSISEEAPPVSISDDPDIAWDLMASGFLILTGGVDQSGRALLTITPPCSPEEPSPSRDMLSSALHYLHSLLRPDLQILGLSVLLDLRKAPPLPPALIPVLSQLQDSGDPPLVQRLLLLSHDDPPTELHGFQGAELLSENDLKRVAKPEELQWDLGGHREPSPSHWVNTHQEVARLCHLCRGVLGSVRQAIAELEGAAEPEGEEAVGMPEPLQKVLADPRLTELQRDGGAILMRLRSTHSSKLEGPGPATLYQEVDEAIHQLVRLSNLHVQQQEQRQRLCRLQQVLQWLSGPGEEQLVSFAAPGDSLSALQETELRFRAFSAEVQERLGQAREALDLEEDSASQKVLDVFEQRLEHVESGLHRALRLQRFFQQAHEWVDEGSARLAGAGPGREAVLAALALRRAPEPSAGTFQEMRALALDLGSPAALREWGRCRARCQELERRIQQQLGEEASPRGHRRRRADSASSGGAQRGPHSPSPSLSSLLLPSSPGPRAAPSHCSLAPCGEDYEEEGPELAPEAEGRPPRTVLIRGLEVTSTEVVDRTCSPREHVLLGRAGGPDGPWGVGTPRMERKRSISAQQRLVSELIACEQEYVATLSEPVPPPGSELTPELRGTWATALSVRERLRSFHRTHFLRELQGCTTHPLRIGACFLRHGDQFSLYAQYVKHRHKLENGLAALGPLTKGSTEGGPHLPRALQQPLEQLARYGRLLEELLREAGPELSSERQALGAAVQLLREQETRGRDLLAVEAVRGCETDLKEQGQLLHRDPFTVICGRKKCLRHVFLFEHLLLFSKLKGSEGGSETFVYKQAFKTADMGLTENIGDSGLCFELWFRRRRAREAYTLQAASPEIKLKWTSSIAQLLWRQAAHNKELRVQQMVSMGIGNKPFLDIKALGERTLSALLTGRAARTRASVAVSSFEHAGPSLPGLSPGACSLPARVEEEAWDLDVKQISLAPESLDSSGDVSPGPRNSPSLQPPHPGSSTPILASGGILGLSQQFLSPKSHGRALSDPTTPL, from the exons GCCCAGTACAGCggttttctcttcttccatgaGGGCTGGCCCCTCTGCTTACACGAGCAAGTGGTGGTGCAGCTAGCAGCCTTGCCCTGGCAGCTGCTGCGCCCAGGGGACTTCTACCTGCAAGTGGTGCCCTCAGCAGCCCAAGCACCCCGCCTAGTACTTAAGTGCCTGGCCCCAGGAGGTGGGCGTGTTCAGGAGCTGCCTGTGCCCAGTGAGGCCTGTGCCTATCTGTTCACACCTGAGTGGCTACAAGGTATCAATAAGGACCGGCCTACAGGTCGCCTCAGCACCTGCCTACTCTCCGCGCCCTCTGGGATTCAGCGGCTGCCCTGGGCTGAACTCATCTGCCCCCGATTTGTGCACAAAGAAGGCCTCATGGTAGGACATCGGCCAAGCACGCTGCCCCCAGAACTTCCCTCCGGACCCCCAGGGCTCCCCAGCCCTCCACTTCCTGAGGAGGCCTTGGGTACCAGGAGTCCTGGCGATGGGCACAATGCCCCTGCCGAAGGACCTGAAGGCGAGTATGTGGAGCTATTGGAGGTGACACTGCCTGTCAGGGGGAGCCCCGTGGATGCTGAGAGCTCCTCGGGCCTCTCCAGGACCCGGACGGTACCCACCCGCAAGGGTGCTGGAGGGAAGGGCCGGCACCGGAGACACCGAGCATGGATGCACCAGAAGGGTCTAGGGCCTCGGGACCAGGATGGGGCACGTCCACCCGGTGAGGGGAGCAGCAGTGGAGCCTCCCCTGGGTCTCCCCCAGGAGCTGAGGCCCTCCCAGAGGCAGCAGTTCTGGAGGCATCTGATCCCCCAGCAGAGGCTCTGGGGGAAGCCTCTGAATCTTGCCCCCTGAGGACAGGGGAGGTTGTGGGAGGAGCAAGCCAGGGGGCCGAAGGACCGCCTGGCACTCCTCGGAGaacaggcaaaggaaacaggagaaagaagCGAGCTGCAAGCAAAGGGGCTCTTAGCCGAGGAGGGGACAGTGTCCCGCTGAGCCCTGGAGACAAGGAAGAGACCAGCCAACAGGGAGTCCTCATCAGTCTGCCCTCACCAAATGAGCGCAAGCTTCCAGGAGGCAACCTGGTTAAGGAAGAACATGAAGGCTCGGGGAAGCCAGAATCTGAGCCAAAAGAGGAAGTCAAACAAGCAGATGAAGAAGAGTCTCGGCCCCCCGAAGCCTGTGAGCCTATAGAAGAGAAGGCCAGAGAGAGTGAGCAGGAGGATCCAAGACTGGTGTGCATGGCAG GATCCACAGATCCCGAAGGACTCCTCCCTGATCCCCCAACACCACCCTTGGAGACTGTGCAGGAGGTGAGAATGGACAGCATCTCAGAAGAGGCCCCTCCTGTCTCCATCTCTGATGACCCTGACATAGCTTGGGACTTGATGGCATCTGGATTCCTCATCCTGACTG GAGGGGTGGACCAGAGCGGGCGAGCTCTGCTGACCATTACCCCACCGTGCTCTCCTGAGGAGCCCTCACCCTCCCGAGACATGCTGAGCTCTGCTCTTCATTACCTCCACTCACTGCTCAG gccTGACCTACAGATACTGGGGCTGTCTGTCCTGCTAGACCTTCGCAAGGCACCTCCCCTGCCTCCAGCTCTCATTCCTGTCCTGAGTCAACTTCAG GACTCGGGAGACCCTCCCCTTGTTCAGCGGCTGCTGCTTCTCAGTCATGATGACCCTCCCACTGAGCTCCATGGATTTCAG GGTGCTGAGCTGCTGTCAGAGAATGATCTGAAAAGAGTGGCCAAGCCAGAGGAGCTGCAATGGGACTTGGGAGGTCACAGGGAGCCCTCTCCCAGCCACTGGGTCAACACACACCAG GAGGTGGCAAGGCTGTGCCACCTGTGCCGAGGTGTGCTGGGCTCTGTACGGCAAGCCATTgcggagctggaaggggcagcaGAGCCAGAAGGAGAG GAGGCGGTAGGAATGCCTGAGCCCCTGCAGAAGGTGCTGGCAGATCCCCGGCTGACAGAGCTGCAGAGGGACGGGGGAGCCATCCTGATGAGGCTGCGTTCTACGCACAGCAGCAA gcttGAGGGCCCAGGCCCAGCTACACTGTACCAGGAGGTGGATGAAGCCATTCATCAGCTCGTGCGCCTCTCCAACCTGCACGTGCAACAGCAGGAGCAGCGGCAACGCCTGTGCCGACTCCAGCAG GTGCTGCAGTGGCTGTCAGGCCCAGGGGAGGAGCAGCTGGTGAGTTTTGCTGCTCCCGGGGACTCCCTGTCTGCCCTGCAGGAGACAGAGCTCCGATTCCGGGCTTTTAGTGCTGAGGTTCAG GAGCGCCTGGGTCAGGCACGGGAGGCCCTGGACCTGGAGGAGGACAGTGCCTCCCAGAAGGTTTTGGATGTCTTTGAACAGCGGCTAGAGCATGTGGAGAGTGGCCTCCACCGGGCCCTGCGGCTACAGCGCTTCTTCCAGCAG GCACATGAATGGGTGGATGAAGGTTCCGCCAGACTGGCAGGAGCAGGGCCGGGTCGGGAGGCCGTGCTGGCAGCCCTGGCCCTGCGGCGGGCTCCAGAGCCCAGCGCTGGCACCTTCCAGGAGATGCGGGCCCTGGCCCTGGACCTGGGCAGCCCAGCAGCCCTGCGAGAATGGGGCCGCTGCCGGGCCCGCTGCCAAGAGCTGGAGAGGAGGATTCAGCAACAGCTGGGAGAGGAGGCCAGTCCGCGGGGCCACCGGCGACGACGGGCAGACAGTGCCAGCAGCGGAGGGGCCCAGCGGGGCCCTCATAGCCCTTCCCCCAGCCTCAGCTCCCTGCTGCTCCCCAGCAGCCCTGGGCCACGGGCAGCCCCATCCCACTGCTCCCTGGCCCCCTGTGGGGAAGACTATGAGGAGGAGGGCCCTGAACTGGCTCCAGAAGCAGAGGGCAGGCCACCTAGGACCGTGCTCATCCGAGGCCTGGAGGTCACCAGTACCGAGGTGGTAGACAGGACGTGCTCACCCCGGGAACATGTGCTGTTGGGCCGGGCCGGGGGTCCAGATGGGCCCTGGGGAGTAGGCACCCCCCGGATGGAGCGCAAGAGAAGCATCAG TGCCCAGCAGCGTCTGGTGTCTGAACTGATTGCCTGTGAGCAGGAGTATGTGGCCACTTTGAGTGAGCCAGTGCCACCCCCTGGGTCTGAGCTGACTCCTGAACTGCGGGGCACCTGGGCCACCGCCCTAAGTGTCCGGGAGAGGCTTCGAAGCTTCCATCGGACACACTTTCTGCGGGAGCTTCAAGGTTGCACCACCCACCCCCTGCGCATTGGGGCCTGCTTCCTTCGCCAT GGGGACCAGTTCAGCCTTTACGCCCAGTATGTGAAGCACCGACACAAACTGGAGAATGGCCTGGCTGCACTCGGCCCCCTGACCAAG GGCTCCACAGAGGGTGGCCCTCACCTGCCCCGGGCCCTGCAGCAGCCCCTGGAGCAGCTGGCTCGGTATGGGCGGCTCCTGGAGGAGCTCTTAAGGGAAGCTGGGCCTGAACTGAGTTCTGAGCGCCAGGCCCTTGGGGCTGCCGTGCAGCTGCTCCGGGAACAAGAGACCCGTGGCAGAGACCTGTTGGCCGTGGAGGCAGTGCGTGGCTGCGAG acAGATCTGAAGGAACAGGGACAGCTTCTGCACCGGGACCCCTTCACCGTCATCTGTGGCAGAAAGAAGTGCCTTCGCCATGTCTTCCTCTTTGAGCATCTCCTCCTGTTCAGCAAACTCAAGGGCTCTGAGGGGGGGTCGGAGACTTTTGTTTACAAGCAGGCCTTTAAG ACTGCTGACATGGGGTTAACAGAAAACATCGGGGACAGCGGGCTCTGCTTTGAGCTGTGGTTTCGGCGGCGCCGTGCACGGGAGGCATACACTCTACAGGCAGCCTCACCAGAGATCAAACTGAAGTGGACAAGTTCTATCGCCCAGCTGTTGTGGAGACAGGCAGCCCACAACAAGG AGCTCCGAGTGCAGCAGATGGTCTCCATGGGCATCGGGAATAAACCCTTTCTGGACATCAAAGCCCTTGGAGAACGGACGCTGAGTGCCCTGCTCACTGGAAGAG CCGCCCGAACACGGGCCTCCGTGGCCGTGTCATCCTTTGAGCATGCCGGCCCCTCCCTTCCCGGCCTCTCACCGGGAGCCTGCTCCCTGCCTGCCCGCGTCGAGGAGGAGGCCTGGGATCTGGACGTCAAGCAAATTTCCCTGG ccccgGAATCACTTGACTCTTCTGGAGATGTGTCCCCAGGACCAAGAAACAGCCCCAGCCTGCAACCCCCCCATCCTGGGAGCAGCACTCCCATTCTGGCCAGTGGAGGGATCTTAGGGCTATCCCAGCAG TTTCTCTCCCCTAAGAGTCATGGTCGAGCCTTGAGTGACCCCACAACACCTCTGTGA